The proteins below come from a single Pseudarthrobacter sp. SSS035 genomic window:
- the kynA gene encoding tryptophan 2,3-dioxygenase: MAVEKNTRKLDKGIVRDFSSRMSYASYLQLPTLLSAQQPVSTPEHHDELLFIIQHQTTELWLKLVLHELRSAAAWLRADDLGSALKGIARVKHIQKTLTEQWSVLATLTPTEYSQFRGFLGNSSGFQSSQYRAVEFILGNKNRKMLPVFESDPEAHAMLEDVLKAPSIYDEFLAYLARQGFDVPQSVLERDVTRAHEFCPELVPLFKHIYENAAANWGAYEACEELVDLEDNFQLWRFRHLRTVQRTIGMKSGTGGSSGAAFLQKALELTFFPELFAVRTEIGQ, translated from the coding sequence GTGGCCGTCGAGAAGAACACCCGCAAACTGGACAAAGGCATAGTCCGCGATTTCAGTTCCCGGATGAGCTACGCGTCCTACCTCCAGCTGCCCACCCTGCTCAGCGCACAGCAACCTGTCAGCACGCCCGAACACCACGACGAACTGCTGTTCATCATCCAGCACCAGACCACCGAGCTGTGGCTCAAGCTGGTACTGCACGAGCTCCGCAGCGCCGCGGCCTGGCTGCGTGCCGACGATCTCGGCTCCGCCCTCAAGGGCATCGCCCGGGTCAAGCACATCCAAAAAACCCTGACGGAGCAGTGGTCGGTCCTGGCCACGCTGACGCCCACGGAGTACTCCCAGTTCCGCGGGTTCCTCGGTAACTCCTCCGGATTCCAGTCCAGCCAATACCGGGCCGTGGAGTTTATCCTCGGCAACAAAAACCGAAAAATGCTGCCGGTCTTCGAATCTGACCCGGAAGCGCACGCCATGCTGGAGGACGTGCTTAAGGCGCCCAGCATCTACGACGAGTTCCTGGCCTACCTGGCCCGTCAGGGCTTCGACGTGCCACAGTCCGTCCTCGAGCGGGACGTCACGCGTGCCCACGAGTTCTGCCCTGAGCTGGTGCCGCTTTTCAAGCACATCTACGAAAACGCCGCCGCTAACTGGGGTGCCTACGAGGCGTGCGAGGAACTGGTGGACCTTGAGGATAATTTCCAGCTCTGGCGGTTCCGGCACCTGCGAACCGTCCAGCGGACCATCGGAATGAAATCGGGAACCGGGGGATCCAGCGGCGCTGCCTTCCTGCAAAAGGCCCTTGAGCTCACCTTCTTCCCGGAACTGTTCGCGGTACGGACGGAGATCGGCCAGTGA
- a CDS encoding pitrilysin family protein yields MTVVPLPLEQNQPGDTLVHGSDGGSVVRRSVLPGGVRVLTEAMPGQRSATIGFWVGVGSRDEAPGQHGSTHFLEHLLFKGTKRRTALEIASAFDEVGGESNAATAKESTCYFARVLDTDLPMAIDVIADMITGAVLDPAEMEQERDVILEEIAMDSDDPTDVAHENFVAAVLGTHPLGRPIGGTPAAIRAVARDSVWEHYRRYYRPDELVITAAGGLEHDVVCSLVVDALHTAGWSLEPDAAPVDRRSTERADITGTAGLHVVKRAVEQANIIMGCPTIVATDERRYVMSVLNAVLGGGMSSRLFQEIREKRGLVYSTYSFASSYADAGYFGMYAGCTPSKVRQVLDLLGLELDKLAEGGISDDELRKAVGQLCGGIVLALEDTGSRMSRLGRAELVSGEYQDIDETLRQIKAVTAQEVQELARELAAAPRTVTVVGPFEETETFGL; encoded by the coding sequence ATGACTGTTGTACCCCTGCCGCTTGAGCAGAACCAGCCCGGCGACACCCTGGTCCACGGCTCCGACGGCGGCTCCGTTGTCCGGCGTTCGGTGCTGCCGGGCGGCGTGCGGGTGCTCACCGAAGCGATGCCGGGCCAGCGTTCGGCGACCATCGGTTTCTGGGTGGGCGTCGGGTCACGCGATGAAGCCCCGGGCCAGCACGGCTCCACGCACTTCTTGGAGCACCTCCTGTTCAAGGGGACCAAACGCCGCACCGCCCTGGAGATCGCCTCGGCCTTTGACGAGGTGGGCGGGGAGTCCAACGCCGCCACGGCCAAGGAGAGCACGTGCTATTTCGCGCGGGTGCTGGACACGGACCTGCCCATGGCCATCGACGTCATTGCCGACATGATCACTGGTGCCGTCCTGGATCCGGCCGAGATGGAGCAGGAGCGCGACGTCATCCTGGAGGAAATCGCCATGGACAGCGATGACCCCACGGACGTTGCACATGAAAACTTTGTGGCTGCCGTCCTGGGCACCCACCCGCTGGGCCGCCCTATCGGCGGCACGCCCGCCGCGATCCGCGCCGTCGCCCGCGACTCGGTCTGGGAGCACTACCGCCGTTACTACCGCCCGGATGAGCTGGTCATCACCGCCGCCGGGGGCTTGGAGCACGACGTCGTCTGCAGCCTTGTGGTGGATGCCCTCCACACTGCCGGGTGGTCACTTGAGCCGGACGCCGCCCCGGTGGATCGCCGCTCCACTGAGCGCGCGGACATCACCGGCACTGCAGGGCTGCATGTGGTCAAGCGTGCGGTGGAGCAGGCGAATATCATCATGGGCTGCCCCACGATTGTGGCTACCGATGAACGTCGCTACGTCATGAGCGTCCTCAACGCCGTCCTGGGCGGCGGGATGTCCTCGCGGCTGTTCCAGGAAATCCGCGAAAAGCGTGGCCTGGTGTACTCCACATACTCCTTTGCCTCCTCCTACGCGGATGCCGGCTACTTCGGGATGTACGCAGGGTGCACTCCGTCCAAGGTCCGCCAGGTGCTGGACCTGCTGGGGCTTGAGCTGGACAAGCTTGCCGAAGGCGGCATCTCCGACGACGAACTGCGCAAGGCCGTGGGCCAGCTGTGCGGTGGAATTGTCCTAGCACTGGAGGACACGGGTTCCCGCATGTCCCGACTTGGCCGCGCTGAACTCGTGTCCGGTGAATACCAGGACATCGACGAGACCCTGCGCCAGATCAAGGCGGTCACTGCGCAGGAGGTCCAGGAGCTTGCCAGGGAACTGGCAGCGGCGCCGCGGACTGTCACCGTGGTGGGCCCATTCGAGGAGACCGAAACCTTCGGTCTCTGA
- the rpsO gene encoding 30S ribosomal protein S15 produces the protein MALDAAVKQSIIQDFATSEGDTGSPEVQVAVLTQRIKDLTEHMKVHKHDYHTQRGLLAMVGRRKRMLTYLKNTDITRYRALIERLGLRR, from the coding sequence GTGGCACTTGACGCCGCTGTAAAGCAGTCCATCATCCAGGATTTCGCAACGTCCGAGGGCGACACCGGTTCGCCGGAAGTCCAGGTTGCAGTCCTGACTCAGCGGATCAAGGATCTGACTGAGCACATGAAGGTGCACAAGCACGATTACCACACCCAGCGCGGTCTGCTGGCCATGGTTGGTCGTCGCAAGCGTATGCTCACCTACCTCAAGAACACTGACATCACCCGCTACCGTGCGCTCATCGAGCGTCTCGGCCTGCGCCGCTAG
- a CDS encoding polyribonucleotide nucleotidyltransferase produces MEGPEIQFSEAVIDNGRFGKRVIRFETGRLAKQAAGAAMVYIDEDTALLSATTAGKHPREGFDFFPLTVDVEERMYAAGRIPGSFFRREGRPSTEAILACRLMDRPLRPAFVKGLRNEVQIVVTVLAINPDELYDVVAINASSMSTQLSGLPFSGPIGGVRVALVADEHGSQWVAFPKHSQLENSVFNMVVAGRVAGDDVAIMMVEAEATDNSWNLIKEQGATAPTEEVVSEGLEAAKPFIKALCEAQADLAARAAKPTVEFPVFLDYQDDVYAAVESAAAEKLAAVFQIADKQERDTATDSLKDEVTSSLAGQFEGRDKELSAAFRSVTKHVVRQRILKDQIRIDGRGLTDIRQLTAEVEVLPRVHGSAIFERGETQIMGVTTLNMLKMEQQIDSLSPVTRKRYMHNYNFPPYSTGETGRVGSPKRREIGHGALAERAIMPVLPSREEFPYAIRQVSEALSSNGSTSMGSVCASTLSLLNAGVPLKAAVAGIAMGLVSDQVDGQTRYAALTDILGAEDAFGDMDFKVAGTAEFVTAIQLDTKLDGIPASVLAAALKQAREARLHILDVLNSAIDTPDELSEFAPRVIAVKIPVDKIGEVIGPKGKMINQIQEDTGADISIEDDGTVYIGATNGPSADAARSAINAIANPQIPEIGERYLGTVVKTTTFGAFISLTPGKDGLLHISELRKLANGKRVDNVDDVVSVGQKIQVEITKIDDRGKLSLSPVVAEEEGAESVDASAAEGAAEAE; encoded by the coding sequence TTGGAGGGTCCCGAAATCCAGTTCTCAGAAGCAGTCATTGACAATGGCCGCTTTGGCAAGCGTGTAATCCGCTTTGAAACCGGCCGTCTCGCCAAGCAGGCAGCCGGCGCAGCCATGGTGTACATCGACGAAGACACCGCGCTGCTGTCCGCCACCACCGCAGGCAAGCACCCGCGCGAAGGCTTCGACTTCTTCCCGCTGACGGTTGACGTTGAAGAGCGCATGTACGCCGCCGGCCGTATCCCGGGCTCGTTCTTCCGCCGTGAAGGCCGCCCGTCCACCGAGGCCATCCTGGCCTGCCGCCTTATGGACCGCCCGCTGCGTCCGGCCTTCGTCAAGGGCCTGCGCAACGAGGTCCAGATCGTGGTGACCGTCCTGGCCATCAACCCTGACGAGCTCTACGACGTGGTGGCCATCAACGCCTCCTCCATGTCCACCCAGCTCTCGGGCCTGCCGTTCTCCGGCCCGATCGGCGGCGTCCGCGTTGCCCTCGTCGCTGACGAGCACGGTTCACAGTGGGTTGCTTTCCCCAAGCACTCCCAGCTCGAGAACTCCGTGTTCAACATGGTTGTAGCCGGCCGTGTTGCCGGTGACGACGTCGCCATCATGATGGTCGAAGCCGAAGCAACCGACAATTCCTGGAACCTCATCAAGGAACAGGGCGCAACCGCTCCCACCGAAGAGGTTGTCTCCGAGGGCCTCGAGGCTGCCAAGCCGTTCATCAAGGCACTCTGCGAAGCCCAGGCGGACCTGGCTGCACGCGCGGCCAAGCCCACCGTTGAGTTCCCGGTATTCCTGGACTACCAGGATGACGTCTACGCCGCTGTTGAGTCCGCTGCCGCTGAGAAGCTGGCAGCTGTCTTCCAGATCGCCGACAAGCAGGAACGCGATACTGCAACGGATTCACTCAAGGACGAAGTCACGTCTTCCCTGGCCGGCCAGTTCGAAGGCCGCGACAAGGAGCTGTCCGCCGCATTCCGCTCGGTCACCAAGCACGTTGTGCGCCAGCGCATCCTCAAGGACCAGATCCGCATCGACGGCCGTGGCCTGACGGACATCCGCCAGCTCACCGCCGAGGTTGAGGTTCTGCCCCGCGTGCACGGCTCGGCAATCTTCGAGCGCGGCGAAACCCAGATCATGGGTGTCACCACGCTGAACATGCTCAAGATGGAACAGCAGATCGATTCGCTGTCGCCCGTCACGCGCAAGCGCTACATGCACAACTACAACTTCCCGCCGTACTCCACCGGCGAGACCGGCCGCGTGGGTTCGCCCAAGCGCCGCGAAATCGGCCACGGCGCCCTCGCCGAGCGCGCCATCATGCCGGTGCTGCCGTCCCGCGAGGAATTCCCCTACGCGATCCGCCAGGTGTCTGAGGCTCTCAGCTCCAACGGTTCGACGTCGATGGGTTCCGTCTGCGCTTCGACGCTGTCCCTGCTCAACGCAGGTGTGCCGCTGAAGGCAGCTGTTGCAGGTATCGCCATGGGCCTGGTCTCCGACCAGGTTGACGGCCAGACCCGTTACGCAGCCCTGACCGATATCCTCGGCGCCGAAGATGCTTTCGGCGACATGGACTTCAAGGTTGCCGGCACGGCCGAATTCGTTACGGCCATCCAGCTGGACACGAAGCTCGACGGCATCCCCGCTTCCGTGCTGGCAGCAGCGCTGAAGCAGGCCCGCGAAGCCCGCCTGCACATCCTGGACGTCCTGAACTCCGCGATCGACACCCCGGATGAGCTCTCCGAGTTCGCGCCGCGCGTCATCGCGGTCAAGATCCCGGTTGACAAGATCGGCGAGGTCATTGGGCCCAAGGGCAAGATGATCAACCAGATCCAGGAAGACACCGGCGCCGACATCTCCATCGAGGACGACGGCACGGTCTACATTGGCGCCACCAACGGTCCGTCTGCCGACGCAGCACGCTCCGCCATCAACGCCATTGCCAACCCGCAGATCCCGGAAATCGGCGAGCGTTACCTGGGTACGGTTGTCAAGACCACCACCTTCGGTGCCTTCATTTCCCTGACTCCGGGCAAGGACGGCCTGCTGCACATCTCCGAGCTGCGCAAGCTGGCCAACGGCAAGCGCGTGGACAACGTTGATGACGTGGTTTCCGTCGGCCAGAAGATCCAGGTGGAAATCACCAAGATCGATGACCGTGGAAAGCTGTCGCTGTCCCCCGTAGTGGCTGAAGAAGAAGGCGCCGAGAGCGTTGACGCTTCCGCCGCAGAGGGCGCTGCCGAAGCGGAGTAG
- the kynU gene encoding kynureninase: protein MENHDAAALLEQAAQLDAGDPLARYRGLFIGTDTELSYLDGNSLGRPLKRTQRDISTFIEEGWGGRLIRGWDEEWLDLPQTIGDQLGRAVLGAAPGQTVIADSTTVVLYKLIRAALATVADPARTEIVLDTDNFPTDRYLVEGIAREEGLTLRWIEADPASGVTVEQVRHATGPATAVVLLSHVAYRSGFLADLPGITEVAHSAGALVVWDLCHSAGSVELDLDGANVDFAAGCTYKYLNGGPGSPAFAYVNRRHLPGLKQPIWGWMGRKDAFEMAAGYEPAPGIRSFLSGTPAIFGMLAMRGTLDLIEEAGMAAIREKSLKLTAYAVQLFEAWLEPAGVELASPREPELRGSHITLDHPAFRNVTAALWEQDVIPDFRAPHGIRVGLSPLSTSFAELFRGMAAIRDQLRR, encoded by the coding sequence ATGGAGAATCACGACGCCGCGGCTCTCCTTGAGCAGGCCGCGCAACTGGATGCAGGCGACCCGTTGGCGCGCTACCGCGGCCTCTTCATCGGGACGGACACGGAGCTTTCCTACCTCGACGGCAATTCCCTGGGCCGCCCGCTGAAGCGGACACAACGGGACATCAGCACGTTTATCGAGGAAGGCTGGGGCGGCCGGCTCATCCGTGGCTGGGATGAGGAATGGCTGGACCTGCCCCAGACCATCGGCGATCAGCTGGGCCGCGCTGTCCTCGGCGCAGCCCCGGGCCAGACCGTCATCGCCGACTCAACCACGGTGGTGCTCTACAAACTGATCCGCGCCGCGCTGGCCACCGTGGCCGACCCCGCCCGCACAGAGATCGTCCTGGACACGGATAACTTCCCCACGGACCGCTACCTGGTCGAGGGCATCGCCCGCGAGGAAGGACTCACCCTGCGGTGGATCGAAGCCGATCCTGCGTCCGGAGTCACCGTCGAACAGGTGCGGCACGCAACCGGCCCGGCCACCGCCGTCGTACTTTTGAGCCACGTGGCCTACCGCTCAGGCTTCCTGGCCGACCTTCCGGGCATCACGGAAGTTGCACACAGTGCGGGGGCGCTGGTGGTCTGGGACCTGTGCCACTCCGCCGGATCTGTGGAGCTGGACCTGGACGGGGCAAACGTGGATTTTGCCGCGGGCTGCACCTATAAGTACCTCAACGGGGGACCGGGCTCGCCGGCGTTCGCCTACGTCAATCGCAGGCACCTGCCCGGTCTGAAACAGCCGATCTGGGGCTGGATGGGACGCAAGGACGCGTTCGAGATGGCTGCAGGCTACGAGCCGGCGCCCGGTATCCGGAGTTTCCTCAGCGGCACTCCGGCCATCTTCGGGATGTTGGCCATGCGCGGGACCCTGGACCTCATCGAAGAGGCCGGCATGGCTGCCATCCGGGAGAAGTCCCTGAAACTCACGGCCTACGCCGTGCAGCTGTTTGAGGCGTGGCTGGAACCGGCGGGCGTGGAGCTGGCGTCGCCGCGTGAGCCGGAGCTTCGCGGGAGCCACATCACCCTGGATCATCCGGCGTTCCGGAACGTGACGGCGGCGCTGTGGGAACAGGACGTCATCCCGGACTTCCGCGCACCACACGGCATCCGCGTGGGGTTGTCCCCCCTGAGTACCAGCTTCGCGGAGCTGTTCCGGGGGATGGCCGCCATCCGGGATCAGCTCCGTCGCTGA
- a CDS encoding bifunctional riboflavin kinase/FAD synthetase, with amino-acid sequence MVYIWNDPSEVPADFGPSVVTFGNFDGVHRGHQQVLSELIRSARFNGTKAVAVTFDPHPALIHRPESAPEMIMGLQDKLVALGELGLDAILVMKYSLNLASLTPEEFVGQILVDSLHASHVVIGHDSRFGRGNSGDLDTMKQLGEKFDFDVQVISEFGSEGYPLHDDDGTDRRCSSTWVREALQEGDVATAAAVLGRPHRMRGEVVHGAARGRVLGFPTANLAHEATGFIPADGIYAGWLVDQAGTRWPAAISVGSNPTFDGVSRQVEAHVIDRPHEAVEDFDLYGQTVVVEFVARLRGMVAYRGPEALVDQMRLDVIQAHDLLVRR; translated from the coding sequence ATGGTCTACATCTGGAACGATCCGTCCGAGGTCCCGGCGGACTTTGGTCCCTCCGTTGTCACTTTTGGCAACTTCGACGGCGTCCATCGCGGGCACCAGCAAGTGCTTTCCGAGCTAATCCGCTCGGCCCGCTTCAACGGGACGAAGGCCGTTGCCGTCACCTTTGACCCGCACCCGGCCCTGATCCACCGCCCCGAGTCCGCGCCCGAAATGATCATGGGCCTGCAGGACAAACTGGTGGCGCTGGGGGAGCTGGGCCTGGATGCCATTCTGGTGATGAAGTACTCGCTGAACCTGGCCAGCCTGACCCCTGAGGAATTTGTGGGCCAGATCCTGGTGGACAGCCTGCATGCCAGCCATGTGGTGATCGGTCACGATTCCCGGTTCGGCCGCGGCAACTCCGGTGACCTTGACACCATGAAGCAGCTGGGCGAAAAGTTCGACTTCGATGTCCAGGTCATCAGCGAGTTCGGTTCGGAAGGCTACCCGCTGCATGACGACGACGGCACCGACCGCCGCTGCTCCTCCACCTGGGTGCGTGAAGCATTGCAGGAGGGCGACGTCGCCACCGCCGCCGCGGTGCTGGGACGACCACACCGCATGCGCGGCGAAGTCGTACACGGTGCTGCCCGCGGCCGCGTGCTCGGGTTCCCCACCGCTAACCTTGCCCACGAGGCCACCGGGTTCATCCCGGCGGACGGCATCTACGCCGGCTGGCTGGTGGACCAGGCGGGCACTCGCTGGCCGGCGGCCATCTCGGTGGGGTCCAATCCCACCTTCGATGGCGTCAGCCGCCAGGTCGAAGCCCATGTGATTGACCGTCCGCACGAGGCCGTGGAGGATTTCGATCTGTACGGCCAGACAGTAGTGGTCGAATTTGTGGCGCGGCTCCGCGGCATGGTGGCATACCGTGGGCCGGAGGCGCTTGTTGACCAGATGCGTCTGGACGTTATTCAGGCCCACGATCTCCTGGTGCGGCGCTGA